The Drosophila teissieri strain GT53w chromosome X, Prin_Dtei_1.1, whole genome shotgun sequence genome has a segment encoding these proteins:
- the LOC122623357 gene encoding vitellogenin-3, protein MSLRLCLLATCLLVAAHASKDGSNSQLKPTKWLTASELESVPSLNDITWERLEKQPLEQGAKMIEKIYHVGQIKHDLTPSFVPSPSNVPVWIVKSNGQKVECKLNNYVETAKAQPGFGEDEVTIVLTGLPQSSPAQKKAMRKLVQAYVQKYNLQQLQKNAQEQQQQLKSSDYDYTSSEEAADQWKSAKAASGDLIIIDLGSTLTNFKRYAMLDVQNTGAMIGQTLIDLTNKGVPQEIIHLIGQGISAHVAGAAGNKFTAQTGHKLRRITGLDPAKVLSKRPQVLGGLSRGDADFVDAIHTSTFAMGTPIRCGDVDFYPNGPSTGVPGSENVIEAVARATRYFAESVRPGSERNFPAVPANSLKQYKEQDGFGKRAYMGLQVDFDLRGDYILEVNPKSPFGQRSPAHKQAAYHGVHHAQN, encoded by the exons ATGAGTCTGCGCCTTTGCCTGCTGGCCACCTGCCTCCTGGTGGCGGCCCATGCCTCCAAGGATGGCTCCAACAGCCAGCTGAAGCCCACCAAGTGGCTGACCGCCTCCGAGCTGGAGAGCGTGCCCTCCCTCAACGACATCACCTGGGAGCGTTTGGAGAAGCAGCCCCTGGAGCAGGGTGCCAAGATGATCGAGAAGATCT ACCACGTTGGCCAAATCAAGCACGATCTGACCCCCAGCTTTGTGCCCAGCCCCAGCAACGTGCCCGTCTGGATCGTCAAGTCCAACGGACAGAAGGTTGAGTGCAAGTTGAACAACTACGTGGAGACGGCCAAGGCACAGCCCGGATTCGGCGAGGATGAGGTCACCATTGTCCTGACCGGTCTGCCCCAGAGCAGTCCCGCCCAGAAGAAGGCCATGCGCAAGCTGGTCCAGGCCTACGTCCAGAAGTACAAcctccagcagctgcagaagaacgcccaggagcagcagcagcagctcaagaGCAGCGACTACGACTACACCAGCAGCGAGGAGGCCGCCGACCAATGGAAGTCCGCCAAGGCCGCCAGCGGCGATTTGATC ATCATCGACCTCGGCTCCACCCTGACCAACTTCAAGCGCTACGCTATGCTGGATGTGCAGAACACCGGCGCCATGATCGGCCAGACCCTGATCGATCTGACCAACAAGGGTGTGCCCCAGGAGATCATCCACCTGATCGGCCAGGGAATCAGCGCCCATGTGGCCGGAGCTGCTGGCAACAAGTTCACCGCCCAAACCGGACACAAGCTGCGCCGCATCACCGGTCTGGACCCCGCCAAGGTGCTGTCCAAGCGTCCCCAGGTCCTCGGTGGTCTGTCCCGCGGCGATGCCGACTTCGTTGATGCCATCCACACTTCGACCTTCGCCATGGGCACCCCCATCCGTTGCGGCGATGTTGACTTCTACCCCAACGGACCCTCCACCGGTGTTCCCGGATCCGAGAATGTGATCGAGGCTGTGGCCCGTGCCACCCGCTACTTTGCCGAGTCCGTGCGTCCCGGTAGCGAGCGCAACTTCCCCGCCGTTCCCGCCAACTCCCTGAAGCAGTACAAGGAGCAGGATGGCTTCGGCAAGCGCGCCTACATGGGTCTGCAGGTCGACTTCGATCTGCGCGGTGACTACATCCTGGAGGTCAACCCCAAGAGCCCCTTCGGTCAGCGCAGCCCCGCCCACAAGCAGGCCGCCTACCACGGCGTTCACCACGCCCAGAACTAG
- the LOC122623894 gene encoding probable RNA 3'-terminal phosphate cyclase-like protein, whose protein sequence is MPPIAQEGNCLIYRGSNFLKQRLILACLSGKPVKISQIRSEDETAPGLREYEISLIRLLDKITNGTKIELNPAGTSVMFSPGLLHGGQIHHDCCVQRGIGYFLDALIALGPFCKNPLQCTLRGVTNSKDSPSVDHIKGAALSLLKRFLLVDEGLELKIVRRGVAPLGGGEIIFRCPVRKSLRAIQFQSQGMVKRIRGTVYACKVSPAMANRTVEAAKGCMLKFLPDVYIYTDQNKGKMSGNSPGFGICLIAETTDGVCFAADCCSNTREESDTPSIPEDLGKEVALRLLDEIYRGGCVDSSYQWLAALYIALGQKHVSKFLTGALSNYTVHFLQHLRDFFSITFKLENPEAEDEDEVEDVRGAQKVLMACVGIGYTNINKRVT, encoded by the exons ATGCCGCCCATTGCCCAGGAGGGCAATTGCCTCATTTACCGCGGCAGCAACTTTCTCAAGCAGCGCCTAATCCTCGCCTGCCTGTCGGGCAAACCAGTGAAGATCAGCCAAATCCGTTCAGAGGACGAAACGGCACCCGGTTTGCGGGAATACGAGATAAGTTTAATCCGCCTGCTGGACAAGATCACCAATGGAACCAAGATCGAATTGAATCCCGCCGGCACGAGTGTCATGTTCTCACCAGGATTACTGCATGGCGGTCAGATTCATCATGATTGCTGCGTCCAGCGTGGAATTGGTTACTTTCTGGACGCCCTAATAGCGTTGGGTCCATTTTGCAAGAATCCACTACAGTGCACCCTGCGCGGTGTGACCAACAGCAAGGACTCGCCATCCGTCGACCATATCAAAGGTGCAGCCCTGTCCCTGCTCAAGCGATTCCTCCTAGTCGACGAGGGCCTCGAACTCAAGATTGTTCGGCGTGGAGTAGCTCCTCTGGGCGGCGGCGAGATCATCTTCAGGTGTCCGGTGCGAAAGAGCCTGCGAGCCATTCAATTCCAGTCACAAGGCATGGTTAAACGCATCCGGGGCACTGTTTATGCCTGCAAAGTTTCGCCGGCGATGGCCAATCGCACCGTGGAGGCGGCTAAGGGATGTATGCTAAAGTTCCTGCCGGATGTGTATATCTACACAGATCAGAACAAGGGCAAGATGTCCGGTAATTCGCCCGGATTTGGCATTTGCCTGATTGCAGAGACGACGGACGGTGTGTGCTTCGCCGCCGATTGCTGTTCCAACACAAGGGAGGAGTCG GATACCCCCTCCATACCTGAAGATCTGGGCAAAGAGGTGGCTCTGCGTTTGCTGGACGAGATCTACCGAGGTGGCTGTGTGGACTCCAGCTATCAATGGCTGGCAGCACTCTATATAGCACTGGGGCAAAAACATGTCTCCAAATTCCTCACAG GTGCCCTGTCCAATTACACCGTTCACTTTCTGCAACATCTGCGCGACTTCTTCTCGATCACCTTCAAGCTGGAGAATCCCGAGgcggaggacgaggacgaagtGGAGGATGTGCGTGGTGCCCAAAAGGTCCTAATGGCATGTGTCGGGATTGGCTACACGAACATAAATAAGCGCGTTACATAA
- the LOC122623895 gene encoding gametocyte-specific factor 1 homolog, with amino-acid sequence MSALPNFEEYVICPYDSAHRILPVRLTYHLTRCAKNFPSVKLVRCPYNTTHLHSVADMRNHVIECPNRSAAERFKLPDVLPPVEPPPREFLIESAEDWDAEPPVPTYNPAAYCEKEPIIRNLQGAPPAARRAFRESERRRFREMNQH; translated from the exons ATGTCTGCGCTTCCTAATTTTGAGGAGTATGTCATTTGTCCATACGATAGCGCTCATCGTATATTGCCGGTCCGCTTGACCTATCATTTGACTCGTTGTGCCAAGAACTTTCCATCGGTCAAGTTAGTCCGCTGTCCATATAATACCACCCATCTACACTCGGTAGCTGATATGCGG AACCATGTCATCGAGTGCCCCAATCGATCGGCCGCGGAGCGCTTTAAGCTGCCGGACGTCTTGCCGCCTGTGGAACCGCCACCGCGTGAATTTCTGATCGAAAGTGCTGAGGACTGGGATGCCGAGCCGCCAGTTCCGACTTACAATCCGGCAGCTTACTGTGAGAAAGAGCCCATCATCCGTAATTTGCAAGGAGCTCCGCCCGCCGCTCGTCGGGCATTCCGCGAAAGCGAACGCCGGCGATTCAGAGAAATGAATCAGCATTAG
- the LOC122623119 gene encoding programmed cell death protein 4 gives MEVESNNKRATNGGRHSTPPAESDSKESSVERELNGEIEAVELNGSGGGGHSNGHIKKPLPVEDGRIKRKAKRFIQRQNSSGGSPNQTNGNGAAAAGGASAMPLAINGIIPSPGGYVVPHRRWKNSRRSRNLNRGRGLPKKGGGGGKGVWGLPGSEALAEVYEDENDPNYDSECNDRNVELREVITEVTPEEFFKLAEPIVLEYYEHGDPHEVALSFDEILQGPMREHITSILVEIAMDHKDSQREMTSVLISDLYGRVITGKDIEKGFNMLLANLPDLVLDTPEAPIMLGNFMARAVADDCIPPKFVAKSVEELKLLELGEHAEQALRRADSLIYKQVWAHLDNVWGMGGPLRPVKTITKQMELLLKEYLSSRDVAEAQRCLRALEVPHYHHELVYEAIVMTLESLSQTTEEAMCELLKQLDLTCLVLPAGMEQGFMRAFDDMADIVLDVPLAYIILDRFVERCNRAGFLTDKIINNVPSRGRKRFVSEGDGGHVKPATLPMRD, from the exons ATGGAAGTGGAATCGAATAACAAACGCGCCACCAACGGCGGCCGTCACTCCACTCCACCGGCGGAGTCCGATTCCAAGGAGAGTTCCGTCGAGCGGGAGCTGAACGGCGAGATCGAGGCGGTGGAGCTGAATGGGAGTGGTGGTGGCGGTCACTCGAACGGGCATATCAAGAAGCCGCTGCCTGTCGAGGACGGCAGGATTAAGCGTAAGGCGAAGCGGTTCATCCAAAGACAGAATAGCTCCGGCGGCAGTCCCAATCAAACCAATGGCAATggagctgctgccgctggcggGGCAAGTGCAATGCCGCTGGCAATCAACGGCATCATACCGTCGCCCGGTGGCTATGTGGTGCCACATCGCCGCTGGAAGAACAGCCGGCGTTCGCGAAACCTCAATCGTGGCCGCGGACTGCCCAAAAagggtggtggcggcggcaagGGCGTCTGGGGATTGCCCGGTTCGGAGGCTCTGGCTGAGGTCTATGAGGACGAGAATGATCCCAACTACGATAGTGAGTGCAACGATCGTAATGTGGAGCTGCGCGAGGTGATCACTGAGGTTACACCCGAGGAGTTCTTTAAGCTGGCGGAGCCCATTGTCTTGGAGTACTACGAGCACGGGGATCCGCATGAGGTGGCATTGAGCTTCGATGAGATACTGCAGGGTCCGATGCGCGAGCACATCACCAGCATTCTCGTAGAGATCGCCATGGATCACAAGGATTCCCAGCGTGAGATGACCTCGGTGCTGATCTCTGACCTGTATGGACGGGTTATTACCGGCAAGGATATTGAGAAGGGCTTTAAcatgctgttggccaatctgcCGGATCTCGTCCTTGACACTCCAGAGGCGCCAATCATGCTCGGCAACTTTATGGCCCGCGCCGTGGCCGATGACTGCATTCCGCCCAAGTTTGTGGCCAAGTCGGTGGAGGAGCTCAAGCTCCTGGAACTGGGCGAACATGCCGAACAGGCCCTTCGCCGTGCCGACTCGCTGATCTACAAGCAGGTGTGGGCCCATCTGGACAATGTCTGGGGCATGGGTGGGCCACTGCGTCCCGTGAAGACGATCACCAAGCAGATGGAGCTACTGCTCAAGGAGTACTTATCCTCGCGTGACGTGGCCGAGGCACAGCGCTGTCTCCGTGCCCTCGAGGTGCCACACTATCATCATGAGCTCGTCTACGAGGCGATTGTCATGACACTGGAGTCACTTAGCCAGACCACCGAGGAGGCCATGTGCGAGCTGCTCAAGCAGCTAGATCTCACCTGCCTGGTGCTGCCCGCGGGCATGGAGCAG GGTTTCATGCGCGCCTTCGACGACATGGCGGACATCGTTTTGGATGTGCCCCTGGCCTATATAATACTCGATCGTTTCGTCGAACGCTGCAATCGCGCCGGATTCCTTACCGACAAGATTATAAACAATGTGCCATCGCG